In Solanum lycopersicum chromosome 3, SLM_r2.1, the genomic stretch ttttgtaatattttatatttggcTTAAGTTAAAGTTATCCGTCCATCtttttgtcaattatttttttcaattaaataaaactaaaactTCACGTTTATATCAATTtcgtaaagaaaaaataaaaatatactatttaagtaaattaattttaataatgacttattttagttgaagattctaattttttttttattttaagaaatgtttttttcaacttaaataCACCGTTAGTGTCAATATATTTGcatcaaatacaaatacatatatataagtagATGTTATGCCGTAAAGTCGGAGAGATAACTAgatcaaaagaagaagagaaaataataattgaactcgcaaatagataaaatatttttagagtaTCAGTATGTTTGCAGATAAATGTTATCACGATCTTTAATTTTTAGATCGTGATAATTTCATCTTGATTTTGCACcgtgtaattattttttcagatatgaaaatatttttattgctttttcGTTGTTCGTCAAATTTCTTATAATGTATTCAtatgtgattatattttttccgaaaagggttaaaaatatCTTGAACTATCTGAAAATAGCTTAAATATGCCTTTCAACTATATTTCGGCTTAAGTATACGCTTTCTATCAAAGTATAGAAAACACCCTTCTCATTAACAGAATTTGTTAAACGCCACTTGGATGCCATTTAAGCCAATAGAGTTTCACTCATGCCACGTAGGCTAATAAACTTATCCCTAATTTCCTCgaattttctccatttcccTTAGAATTTATAAACGATATCACTAAAAAACATAGAACCCCTTTCTCTCATTTCTCTATTTCTCGCATATCGTTAACCCTTTTGAGCTTGTTTCTTTTGACTTCCAACAGCAGACTTCACTGTTTCAGGTGGTGACATTATGGTACACGGCATCAGAAATACTACTTGAATCAAGGCACTACTTTGTTTATTTACTTTGCTTCATTCCAATTCCATTTGAaagaaaactatttttattgaatggttgttcatggaTGGGTTGAGTGACCACTGTTATGACATAAAACCAAAATTAGAATTAAGAAGTTATGTACTTTGAACCTTAACCACAAAATCGTCTCTAAGGAAATGGTGAAATGAGGGAAAAAGttatcatgtttttttattgaaatcgTTTTTAAATTCTAaaggaaatggagaaaattggGAGAAATTAGGGAAAAGTTTATTAGTCTATGTAGCATTAATGCAACTCTATTGTCttgtatggcatgccatgtgaCATCCAAATAATGTTTAACAGATTCCATTAGTGAGAAATGTATTTTTAACCCTATAGTACAGTAAGGATATagttaaagatatttttaaccctttttcatatttttttattatatagtcatttatttttttttaaaaaaaaaaaacagaagatATAGTACATATTTTGTAGTCACctctattttgatttttgactatttgtaaaaaacaaaatcatcaaACACATGATATACATTAAGGAACATTATTCCTTTATACcacagagaagaaaaaaaaaaaaaaccagaAACATACCACATggtaaaacaataataattaaactcaaacaacaaaaaacatAACACAATTAAGCAAAAGCAAATGGATTAAGCTTCCATAAGAAACTCCTTATCCTTCTCCAACCTCTCCATGGCATTTGCTTCCAAGCTAATCTCCACATCAATTCCTCTTCCTCCATTTTTCTCTGGATACAAATACACCATCCCGTCAAATCTATTGTTCAACCCACTCCTCACGATCTCCGCTTTTCCCCATCCAAAATCAACCTCATACACCTTAAACCTCGGCGAACTCCCCACCGCCACACAGTTCACTCCGGCATCTTTGTACGCAAATATCTTCGGACTACTCTCCCATTCCTTGTTCCTTTCTTCAATCGCCTTCGCATCGTGCTTCGCTATGGCTTGCTGAATCATCCCTGCCGCAAACTCAATCGGATTCGATAGCAGCAATCCCGCCGCCGTTACAGTGAAAATCGCCTGAATTAGGTTTCCGAAGTAACTCTCCGGCATCGGCGGATCGACTCTTTTACGGCAATCAGCGAACACGGTGTAAACCGTGTATTCCTCCGGTTTGAGCTGCCTCGCACGCGTGACAGCTAGCCACACGTGCGCGGAGAGGGATTGGAAAGTAGAGAACGGCGTCGTATTATTTGCGCCTTCTCCTGGGTTAGTATTGACTTTTGACTTGATTTGATCAATTGCTGATTCGGAAAACTTGAACACCCTGTCACGCATAGGTGGATCCACGCTGGCGCTAACGTCGCCGTTCGTTTCCGACTTGGCATGTTCCGGCGCGTCGGATGGCTTAGATAGGTTGAGTTTGACTCGAGTGTCACGAGCTTTAGTTCTTTCGAGGAAAGGTGGGACCGAGATGGAGGTGGCCCCACTACAAAGCTGGGCCCAGGAAGTCATGAAGTGCCACGTGGAAGTACCGTCCAGCACAGCATGATTAAATGCTAATCCCATTGCCAGCCCGTCTTTAAGCTTGGTGAGCTGTCAAAAATAATAGAGTGATGAATGGGGTCCAACTAATAAATTACTCCTAACTACGTAACTATTTTTTTCAGTTGAAATTAAATGCAAcacaaaatgacaaaaaaaattatacatcaaaGAAGCATATAACTCTAAATTGGTAATCTTAATAATAGGATAGATTACTTATAGAGTTAGATCAGATTACAACAAACAACGGTGAAACCAAAGTAGCAATATAATGTATGTTTCTAAAAATTAACTACAAGAATTAGTACTAAGTAAGATTTGGTACATCCATTTGTGGAcagctttttttattttataaaaaaaaataaaaatatacccACGATGATGACGattctaaatataatttatagaaGGAGGACATAAACCATAACTTTTTGTACACGAGGATAGACATTCCTATATACTTAGACAGACCGGCAAGTGAAATGGTGAGGTTCGATTTGTACAAAAAGTGCATGTTAATGTAGCAAAAAAATGGGCTAACATACCATGTGAGATCCTATGGAATATGATTATTTGTTTGGACCaggagacaaaaaaaaattaattccgTATCGATTATcttatgattaatttaaatttaattttagaaaatcaagacatttttactatttcaaaagtaataattcacttgatttttaatatattaaaaaagattttttaaaatcttattttaccTTTACTATTACTCTCTTAGTTCGGTATtgtttgttatgatttttatttttagagttaaactataaaaactttgactaacattttaatatgcatcttttaattatatgaatatgaaaaagaaattgtaatttatagtatttttcatatagttttaaactatctaatttttttgtttaaaatatcgaattaatgtgatttaatttacctttgaaaattaatcaaattaactttctatAAACTCAACATGACGAATATTTCTGAACGGAgagagtaattattttttcaatatctaatactaaatattaattaataaaaataatatgactaaataatcattttaattattattttttatttaataaatatgtcaaaatccaattataatcaaataaaaataaaccgaATAACCTATTTTTCAAAAACCATACTAAATACCCCACAACTAATTTTCTGTCACAGCCGAACTAATAAAAGTGCATTAATAAATGTAACGTAGACGTGACTAGCTAGCTGAAActcaattcacaaaaaaaaaatagttataaataataataaattaggaGTAATAAAGTTATAATGCAATTACATGTTATAATTAACAAGATTAATTATCACTTTCATCATTACTAAGTCAGTACGATctgattgtataaatatatttttttacttgtatCATTAACAGATTAATTGTTACTTTCATTAGTACTAAGTTACGTATGATTagattgtataaatatatattttttttacctgTACGGCGAGTAGAGGCCTATGAAGCCCTTCtaaattcaagattttgttATAAGGTATCAAATCTTGGAATTTATTGATCCCTTCATGATGATCAGTAAGATTAGCAACTTGAATTTCTTGAGCCTCAGCCACAATTACCTCAACTCcatccatatcatcatcatattcCACCTTAAATACTCCTTCATCATCTTTTCCCAATTTTCCAGCAAGTTGATAAAAATCTTCCAACGCTAAAGCCAAACcatctttcaatttttctacTGTTTCCTCAAAGCTTTCAACCCCTAACTTGTAAACCATCAACTTTTGGTTATAATAAAAAGCTAAGTAAGGTAAATCAAATGTTACTAATTGACATTCTTTTTTCCCTAGTGGTTTTTGTGGCTTcacatttgattttttcaagATGTTCACATTTGTAGTGGCAATTTCCTCCTTTGTCATggctaaagtttttttttttttttttggtgtgtgtttttttttgcAAGATAGAAAAATGAGCCAAGATAGTGATTTACTTATAGTACTAGTAGTGTTATATTGGGAACGGTTGGGGGTGCATTTATGAATTACATGGTGTGTAGTTGGATACAATTTATTACTACTATCCTTAGCTATATTGGATGGCAGTTGAAGGAAATTAtttcactttacttttgttttcttcttagtGTTTTAAGTCAAATATGGATGATATTATAAAAAACAAGTGGAAAAATGAAACTAACAAAGAAATTAGAAAACAATAATAGACTAGTAAAAACAAAGATCGATACTATTCAAAAAGATAAGTCTTAAAACTCAAAAATGAGGGACGAGAGGATTAGAAATTTTACATGTCTAATTTACTTTCACGAATCTTATTTGTCAATTCGGATCCCAaacataatttcttaatttgATGTTAGGCTATTTTACTCGTACTGGTCCTGACCCGTTCATAATAGTAGGGCATTGGTTTTCTCATAAAAGGATGTAGTGTAAACAAGGGCTATGTATCGGCCAGTTCGGTTCGATTTGAAGTTTATCGGGTTGGCTTATTGGTTATCGGTTTGTAGAGATGCTAAACCGTTATAGAACCATTAAGATATTGGTTTATCGGTTATCGGTTTAAGCgttaagatttgacacaaaagaaaaaaacattgaaaatcacttagaaacaaggtgactaaccaaataaaccatgcaCTTGAGTTCACAAGTTACATCTTGCTCAAAAGCAAACACTTGTACATTGTAGAATAATCAAGTATTTgagacaacaaaaaataaaagtaggaaattAAACTCTAAGTCGAAAACttatatacaaaatggtatataTCGGATTATCGGTTAACCcattaagaaaaaacttttcaaaCCGTTAAGAACCGATAActcgataacaaaaaaaatcaaaactgtCATCAAAATCACTaaaccaataacccaataatataaaccaataacttttttatcgaTTTGACTTATCgatttcgattcgattttgGACAGCCCTAGTATAAACCATTTTATGTATCTGAGTTATGTGTCTTTGGAAAAGCTCATGTTATGTTGCATAAGATTTTGAGTAGTTAATTAAGTGCAAAGACGTGCCTTGTTTTCCAAATATATACctaattattagtttcatcgttgaaaattgaaattgaaatgtttttttatcaTGTATGTAAATTATTTGATCAATAACTTGACTatactaatttcataatttaaaatgaaattatctaaagaaaataaattcaagtAAACTCATATACTTCTGTCATTAtcatgcatttttttattttttatttttaaaatttgtgaagctgattttcttataaaatgtTGCTATTAGTTATTGTTTTTAAAGTACGAAAACTCATTAAGACTAATagtaaataaaatgatatatatggtGGATAGTATTAACCGTTGTTTGCTCAATCTAAGTTATTATCAatttatcacaaaaaaaataaaggaatcaaACCAAACGATACTCAACTACATCtattttctgaaaattttaGATACACGTCATTTTCTTAGTGTTCtgcaaatttatttaattttaaaaggttATAAAAAATTAACCTATTCATAGAATGAACTTATACCATAGAATATGAATActttgaaaaatagaaatataaatattaaaagtgaaacaatttttttactaattaaataaaatactgCCTAAAAGTGattattgtaaagtcttctactTTAAATTGAGCTGCCAATTTtacatataataaagtaattatGAGTACATTAAATCAAAGTGTACAAATCGTTTACTCTATGATCATGCATTCTAATTagtcttaattaattaattgttaaaacTACTGTATATTTTAGCTTTTTCCCGTTGATTTAATTAACCGGAGCTGTTCAAGCATACTAGTAATTTAAAGCAAAAATTAATGGGATCttaaatttaattgttaatatcttttatattttttttttgttctagtTTTCATATGATAATATAACTAttcttatttcaaattataCTACACAACTACTattgaatagaaaaaaataatatatttctaacttttattatttatatttttgtgggaTAATATAGaaataccccctcaatctatacccgaaatttcagagacatactcatactatactaaggtcctattactctcctgaacttattttattaataaatttctaccctttcggcctacgtggcctcctgaacttattttattaataattttctatcatttCGACCTATGTGGTACTATCTTGTAGGCCCAAcactggttgactttttttttcaagttagtgtcacgtagaccgaaaagaaatagaaaattacttataaaataagtttagaggGGTGAtaagaccttaatatagtataagtgtatcacTGAAATTTTAGACATAAATTGAGGGGATACTTAtacatttttcctattttttccGATCACTTTTCCTTTTTCACACGTTATTTGAATCGCACTTTACAATAATAGtacctcttcttttttcttggataattaataaagtttaTGGTTGTGGTGATTGTTGTCATGTGGAGGCgtttattagaaaataatagttCGTCAACTAGAAAGGTGGTGtaataaaaatgtatcatgaatGGTGAGTAGGTGTGAGCATATCAAATTGAAAAGTTAAATCTAGAAATATATagattttaattagttttaagttGGACCATCCATCTcaatcttatttttgttttatttacaaatatattatttagtataaattaatcatcgttgaaggtttagtttttttttttgtgatg encodes the following:
- the AAT2 gene encoding BAHD acyltransferase DCR-like (The RefSeq protein has 3 substitutions compared to this genomic sequence), translating into MTKEEIATTNVNILKKSNVKPQKPLGKKECQLVTFDLPYLAFYYNQKLMVYKLGAESFEETVEKLKDGLALVLEDFYQLAGKLGKDDEGVFKVEYDDDMDGVEVIVDEAQEIQVANLTDHHEGINKFQDLIPYNKILNLEGLHRPLLAVQLTKLKDGLAMGLAFNHAVLDGTSTWHFMTSWAQLCSGATSISVPPFLERTKARDTRVKLNLSKPSDAPEHAKSETNGDVSASVDPPMRDRVFKFSESAIDQIKSKVNTNPGEGANNTTPFSTFQSLSAHVWLAVTRARQLKPEEYTVYTVFADCRKRVDPPMPESYFGNLIQAIFTVTAAGLLLSNPIEFAAGMIQQAIAKHDAKAIEERNKEWESSPKIFAYKDAGVNCVAVGSSPRFKVYEVDFGWGKAEIVRSGLNNRFDGMVYLYPEKNGGRGIDVEISLEANAMERLEKDKEFLMEA